The following proteins are encoded in a genomic region of Opitutus sp.:
- a CDS encoding SAM-dependent DNA methyltransferase — translation MANVSNLIKTIQDIMRKDAGVDGDAQRLAQLGWMFFLKIFDDRETQLELFDDAYKSPLAQHLRWRTWATDAEGITGDALLDFTNNTLLPKLKTLSGSGKIVVLVRAAFDGANNYMKNGTLMRQVINKINGIDFNASEDRHLFGDIYEQLLKDLQSAGNAGEFYTPRAVTQFIVEQVNPRLGETLLDPACGTGGFLTCAIEHLRSQAKTEAHEKIIQDCFAGIEKKHLPHVLCMTNLLLHGIDVPANVRHDNTLARPLRDWSPSERVDVIVTNPPFGGMEEDGIEANYPAEFRTRETADLFLVLLMKILKPGGRAGLVLPDGTLFGEGVKTRIKESLLTECNLHTIVRLPNGVFNPYTGIRTNLLFFTKGAPTREVWYYEHPYPAGAKSYNKGKPIRIEEFAAEREWWGNESDGFASRVENAQAWRVSIDQIRAGGFNLDLKNPHSTDEGPGDVDHLLPEYEKLLAQIAETRSQLKAQLLEALSR, via the coding sequence ATGGCCAACGTCTCCAATCTCATCAAAACCATCCAGGACATCATGCGCAAAGACGCCGGTGTCGATGGCGACGCCCAGCGCCTGGCCCAGCTCGGCTGGATGTTCTTCCTCAAAATCTTCGACGACCGCGAAACCCAGCTCGAACTTTTCGACGACGCCTACAAATCCCCCCTCGCCCAGCACCTCCGCTGGCGCACCTGGGCCACCGACGCCGAAGGCATCACCGGCGACGCCCTCCTGGATTTCACCAACAACACCCTCCTGCCCAAACTCAAAACCCTCAGCGGTAGCGGCAAGATCGTCGTGCTGGTCCGCGCCGCCTTCGACGGTGCCAACAACTACATGAAGAACGGCACGTTGATGCGCCAAGTCATCAACAAGATCAACGGCATCGACTTCAACGCCTCCGAGGACCGCCACCTCTTCGGCGACATCTACGAGCAGCTCCTCAAAGACCTCCAATCCGCCGGTAACGCCGGTGAGTTTTACACCCCGCGCGCCGTCACCCAGTTCATCGTCGAGCAGGTCAACCCCCGCCTCGGCGAAACCCTCCTCGACCCCGCCTGCGGCACCGGCGGCTTCCTCACCTGCGCCATCGAGCACCTGCGCAGCCAGGCCAAAACCGAGGCCCACGAGAAAATCATCCAGGACTGCTTCGCCGGCATTGAGAAAAAGCACCTCCCGCACGTCCTGTGCATGACCAACCTGCTGCTCCACGGCATCGACGTGCCCGCCAACGTCCGCCACGACAACACCCTCGCCCGCCCCCTGCGCGACTGGAGTCCCTCGGAGCGCGTCGATGTCATCGTCACCAACCCGCCCTTCGGCGGCATGGAAGAGGACGGCATCGAGGCCAACTACCCGGCCGAGTTCCGCACCCGCGAAACCGCCGACCTCTTCCTCGTGCTCCTCATGAAGATCCTCAAGCCCGGTGGTCGCGCCGGCTTGGTCTTACCCGACGGCACCCTGTTTGGCGAAGGCGTCAAAACCCGCATCAAGGAATCCCTCCTCACCGAGTGCAACCTGCACACCATCGTCCGTCTGCCCAACGGCGTGTTCAACCCCTACACCGGCATCCGCACCAACCTGCTCTTTTTCACCAAGGGCGCGCCCACCCGCGAGGTCTGGTATTACGAGCACCCCTATCCGGCCGGGGCCAAGAGCTACAACAAGGGCAAACCCATCCGCATCGAGGAGTTTGCCGCCGAGCGTGAGTGGTGGGGCAACGAGTCCGACGGCTTCGCTTCCCGCGTGGAAAACGCCCAGGCCTGGCGCGTCTCCATCGACCAGATCCGCGCCGGTGGCTTCAACCTCGACCTCAAAAACCCGCACTCCACCGACGAGGGCCCCGGCGACGTCGACCACCTCCTGCCCGAATACGAAAAGCTGCTCGCCCAGATCGCCGAAACCCGCAGCCAGTTAAAAGCCCAGCTCCTGGAGGCGCTCAGCCGATGA
- a CDS encoding DUF1016 family protein, with translation MKKKAPAKTVAARKKSPKPSELTGNFESLVASIAQIHRQAQEFATKAVNVGLTLRNWFIGYRIVEFEQNGADRAAYGEDLMTTLSQRLAAHGLPQVTPRELRRYRQLYHVYPRIWQSVTAKSPSDTGANALPPLSDFLPIPIRESLTAESPIVETVSPELIHRLSFTHLSELIQLTDATQRRFYELECIRGNWSVRELRRQIASLYYERSGLSKNKAKLSALAHAKAETLHPAQIIRDPYVFEFLGLRAQEAMGESDLEDALLDRLQEFLLEMGHGFCFEARQKRILIGDEHFFVDLVFYHRVLKCHVLVELKTAAFTHEHLGQLNTYVAYYKHHEMTPGDQPPIGILLCTRKNEALVEFALGDMPNQLFVSRYAVEMPKKSVMQSFLKQIGKEIGHAP, from the coding sequence ATGAAAAAGAAGGCTCCCGCTAAAACCGTCGCGGCACGTAAGAAATCACCCAAGCCATCGGAGTTGACCGGCAATTTTGAGTCGCTGGTTGCTTCGATTGCCCAGATCCATCGCCAGGCGCAGGAATTTGCCACCAAAGCCGTCAACGTCGGGCTCACGCTGCGAAACTGGTTTATCGGATACCGCATCGTCGAGTTTGAGCAGAACGGTGCGGATCGCGCGGCTTATGGGGAGGACCTCATGACCACCCTTTCTCAACGTCTTGCGGCTCACGGTTTGCCACAGGTCACCCCCCGCGAACTTCGCCGCTACAGGCAGCTCTACCACGTGTATCCCCGGATTTGGCAGTCAGTGACTGCCAAATCTCCCTCGGATACGGGTGCTAACGCGCTTCCTCCGCTGAGTGATTTCCTGCCAATCCCAATTCGGGAGTCACTGACTGCCGAATCTCCAATTGTGGAGACAGTGTCTCCCGAATTGATCCACCGCCTATCCTTCACCCACCTTTCTGAGTTGATTCAACTCACCGACGCCACCCAACGCCGCTTCTACGAGCTGGAGTGCATTCGCGGTAACTGGTCCGTCCGTGAGCTACGCCGCCAGATCGCCAGCCTCTACTACGAACGCAGCGGCCTTTCCAAAAACAAAGCCAAGCTCTCCGCCCTGGCCCACGCCAAAGCGGAAACCCTCCACCCCGCCCAAATCATCCGCGATCCCTACGTCTTCGAATTCCTCGGGCTCCGTGCGCAGGAGGCTATGGGCGAGTCGGACCTGGAGGACGCCCTCCTCGACCGCTTGCAGGAATTCCTCCTGGAGATGGGCCACGGCTTCTGCTTCGAGGCCCGGCAAAAACGCATCCTCATCGGCGACGAGCATTTTTTTGTGGATCTCGTCTTCTACCACCGCGTCCTCAAGTGCCACGTCTTGGTGGAACTCAAGACGGCCGCCTTCACCCACGAACACCTCGGCCAACTCAACACCTACGTCGCCTACTACAAACACCACGAAATGACCCCCGGCGACCAGCCGCCGATCGGCATTCTCCTCTGCACCCGCAAAAACGAGGCGCTCGTCGAGTTCGCCCTGGGCGATATGCCCAACCAGCTGTTCGTCTCCCGCTACGCCGTGGAAATGCCCAAAAAGTCCGTCATGCAGTCCTTCCTCAAACAGATCGGCAAGGAAATCGGCCATGCCCCCTAA
- a CDS encoding DUF3800 domain-containing protein: protein MPYGDYLVYVDESGDHELTKIDPQYPVFVLLFCIIRKDDYLAQVCPDLQRFKFEFWGHDEVVLHEHEIRKPHGHFLFLLQKPLRERFLSRLSDLMVALPATVVAVVIDKPALVASYHTHIGPYDYAMEVGLERVFRELDDRGQGGKTTPVIVECRGRKEDCELELAFRRVCDGANALHRPLPFSLAMVPKSANSSGLQLTDLMARPVGLKHLRPTQPNRAFDIIESKLWRSPSGKIEGWGIKHLP from the coding sequence ATTCCCTACGGCGACTACCTCGTTTATGTGGACGAAAGTGGCGACCACGAACTCACCAAGATCGACCCCCAATACCCCGTCTTCGTTCTCCTGTTCTGTATCATTCGCAAGGACGACTACCTCGCACAGGTCTGCCCCGACCTCCAGCGGTTCAAATTCGAGTTCTGGGGGCACGACGAGGTTGTCCTCCATGAGCATGAGATTCGCAAACCCCACGGCCACTTTCTCTTTCTCCTGCAAAAACCCCTTCGCGAGCGGTTCCTCTCGCGGCTAAGCGATCTTATGGTGGCGCTCCCCGCCACGGTCGTCGCCGTGGTCATCGACAAACCAGCCCTGGTTGCAAGCTACCACACCCATATCGGCCCCTACGACTACGCCATGGAAGTCGGGCTCGAGCGCGTCTTTCGTGAACTTGATGATCGTGGCCAAGGCGGCAAAACCACCCCGGTGATTGTCGAATGCCGGGGCCGGAAGGAAGACTGCGAACTCGAGTTGGCTTTTCGTCGCGTCTGCGATGGGGCCAACGCGCTTCACCGCCCGCTGCCTTTTTCCTTAGCCATGGTTCCAAAGTCCGCCAATTCCTCCGGTCTGCAACTCACCGATCTCATGGCCCGCCCCGTTGGCTTAAAACACCTGCGCCCCACCCAGCCAAACCGCGCCTTCGACATCATCGAGTCCAAGCTCTGGCGCAGTCCGTCCGGCAAAATCGAGGGCTGGGGCATCAAGCATCTGCCCTAG
- a CDS encoding transposase has translation MEDVLEVYRLPLDPRFPVICMDESSKQLVGEVNAPIPIAPGHGQIIDYEYVRNGVVMLFVEVEPLTGRRHVEVTERRTRKDWACFIKGMLDERYPDAVKVRLVMDNLNTHAIASLCETFAPAEARRLA, from the coding sequence ATGGAAGATGTACTGGAAGTATATCGTCTGCCGCTTGATCCGCGCTTCCCTGTGATTTGTATGGATGAGTCTAGCAAGCAATTGGTTGGAGAGGTTAATGCGCCAATCCCGATTGCTCCAGGCCATGGCCAAATCATCGACTACGAATACGTGCGCAACGGAGTGGTCATGCTTTTTGTTGAGGTCGAGCCGCTGACGGGACGCCGCCACGTCGAGGTGACTGAGCGACGCACCCGCAAGGATTGGGCCTGCTTTATTAAGGGCATGCTCGATGAACGCTACCCCGACGCGGTCAAGGTCCGCCTGGTCATGGATAATCTCAATACGCACGCCATCGCCTCACTCTGCGAAACCTTTGCGCCGGCTGAAGCCCGCCGCTTAGCCTGA
- a CDS encoding transposase: MPPFLPPEKAHPEGESENPDHKATPSDAAEVLIVDTPGGRFRAQFAPELPVSPLGALVFFTQYLCATGGFEALVADTPLCYSSNRAHRPRDVIGTLLLGMLSGHYRYAHLAALRGDDIAPSLLGLKSIVSEDCVRRALARIGAEQGQDWLRRHLDQTCHGFLDNQWILDIDVTIKPIYGRQEGASIGYNPQKPGRPSHAYHTYWIATLRLCLDVEVHPGDQSAAGHGFAGLWALIDRLPAERRPHLLRGDCAYGQEALLSEAEARKLNYLFKLRRTAKARELVAALERTTTTAWTDAGQGWQGCESCLRLQGWNRARRVVVLRRRLNDQRHPRARRRLVREQADHALLLNIPDAAACEPIIYEHQILVTSLPYEILTLATLYRERGGAENPFDELKNQWSWSGFTSQELNSCQHAARLAALVYNWWTLYHRLLQPGQHHEAVSTRPRLLCGATRQSEHSGQRRLDVRLSHAEAPRLSELITKLARWLHGILHNAEQWSVAQRWGQIVARILQENFPVLGPEPPLATAPS, from the coding sequence ATGCCGCCGTTTTTACCGCCGGAAAAAGCTCACCCCGAGGGTGAGTCAGAAAACCCTGATCACAAGGCAACGCCAAGCGATGCCGCCGAGGTGTTGATTGTGGATACACCCGGAGGACGTTTTCGTGCGCAGTTCGCCCCAGAGTTGCCGGTGAGCCCCTTGGGGGCACTGGTGTTTTTCACGCAGTACTTGTGTGCGACAGGAGGCTTCGAGGCACTGGTTGCGGACACGCCGCTTTGTTACAGCAGCAACCGCGCACACCGCCCTCGCGACGTGATTGGAACCCTGCTTTTGGGGATGCTCTCCGGGCACTATCGCTACGCGCACCTCGCGGCCCTGCGCGGCGACGACATTGCCCCGAGCCTGCTCGGACTTAAGTCGATTGTCAGCGAGGATTGTGTGCGCCGGGCGCTGGCTCGCATCGGTGCCGAGCAGGGGCAGGACTGGTTGCGGCGTCACCTCGACCAAACCTGTCATGGGTTTTTGGATAACCAGTGGATCCTCGACATCGATGTCACCATCAAGCCCATCTATGGACGTCAGGAAGGTGCCAGCATCGGCTATAACCCGCAAAAGCCCGGACGCCCCAGCCACGCCTACCACACCTACTGGATCGCCACCTTGCGCCTGTGTCTGGACGTGGAGGTGCACCCCGGCGATCAATCCGCCGCCGGACATGGTTTTGCGGGGCTGTGGGCGCTCATCGACCGACTGCCAGCCGAGCGCCGGCCCCATCTTTTGCGCGGTGACTGCGCCTATGGCCAGGAGGCGCTGCTCAGTGAAGCTGAAGCGCGTAAACTCAACTATTTGTTCAAACTGCGCCGCACCGCCAAGGCCCGCGAGCTGGTGGCCGCGCTTGAACGCACCACCACCACCGCTTGGACCGACGCCGGACAAGGCTGGCAGGGCTGCGAAAGCTGCCTGCGCCTGCAAGGCTGGAACCGGGCCCGACGTGTGGTGGTCTTGCGCCGTCGCCTCAACGACCAACGCCACCCCCGGGCCCGCCGCCGCCTCGTGCGCGAGCAAGCCGACCACGCTTTGCTGCTGAACATCCCCGACGCGGCCGCCTGCGAGCCGATCATCTACGAACATCAGATCCTCGTTACGAGCCTGCCCTACGAGATCCTTACCCTTGCCACCCTGTATCGGGAACGTGGGGGCGCGGAAAACCCCTTCGACGAGCTCAAGAACCAGTGGAGCTGGTCGGGGTTTACCTCCCAGGAGCTAAACTCCTGTCAGCACGCCGCGCGTTTGGCCGCACTGGTTTACAACTGGTGGACGCTCTATCACCGCCTGCTTCAACCCGGTCAGCACCACGAGGCGGTGAGTACACGTCCCCGTCTGCTCTGCGGAGCGACCCGGCAGAGCGAACACTCCGGTCAACGCCGCCTGGACGTGCGCTTGAGCCATGCCGAGGCACCTCGCCTGAGTGAACTCATCACAAAGCTGGCCAGATGGTTACATGGTATCCTTCATAATGCGGAGCAATGGAGTGTCGCCCAGCGCTGGGGGCAAATCGTAGCGAGGATTTTACAGGAAAACTTCCCTGTACTCGGCCCTGAACCGCCTTTGGCCACCGCCCCAAGCTGA
- a CDS encoding restriction endonuclease subunit S, which produces MLELAVSGRLSNHNEGDAPVSELVDTLAAAKARRVKNRNRTTAAVSSQDRPIVIPAHWAWVPLNKIGSMSGGMTPSKDKSVFWDGDVNWFSSKDIKSDELTESELKITHEATKATGLQIYSPGCLVMVARSGILKRTFPVSILRASGTVNQDLKVLSPFVEGLERYIQIMLRGMTNFILTSLVKTGMTVQSLKYEEFEVQPFPLPPLAEQQRIVAKVEELLGLCDRLEAEQAVRAEGQAALGRAALARFADAPTPANLDFIFHRSYAIPPADLRKAILTLAVQGKLVPQDPNDEPAEETFPELASSGVESDKDSFPAHWLRVPLAKMGEWRGGGTPSKSRPEFWKGDLPWVSPKDMKVLHIADAQDHISPAAVEGSSVRLIPPGSLLMVVRGMILARAFPVALTTREVTINQDMKALLSYEPKTNEYLLVALRAFEPDVLAAIEHSSHGTCKLKTEFLQDFVMPLPPLGEQRRIVAKVEQLMGLVDGLERQLAEARASGANLLSALVAELTGTASTTPAATPTSAPSTGRRGRPRKSA; this is translated from the coding sequence GTGCTGGAGCTGGCGGTTAGCGGACGGCTCTCAAATCACAATGAAGGCGACGCTCCTGTCAGCGAACTAGTCGACACTCTAGCGGCCGCAAAAGCCCGGCGTGTTAAAAACAGAAATCGCACTACGGCGGCAGTTTCATCTCAAGATCGCCCCATCGTTATTCCAGCGCATTGGGCGTGGGTTCCGTTAAATAAAATTGGCTCGATGTCGGGCGGAATGACGCCGTCGAAAGACAAGTCTGTATTCTGGGATGGCGACGTTAATTGGTTTTCCTCGAAGGATATTAAGTCAGATGAATTGACCGAATCTGAACTCAAAATCACCCACGAGGCGACGAAAGCGACGGGACTCCAAATTTATTCCCCAGGCTGTCTGGTCATGGTTGCGAGAAGCGGAATATTAAAACGGACATTTCCCGTTTCGATACTCCGTGCTAGTGGCACGGTAAACCAAGACTTGAAGGTCTTGTCGCCCTTCGTCGAAGGACTTGAGCGTTATATTCAGATCATGCTGCGAGGCATGACTAACTTTATCCTTACATCTCTCGTTAAAACAGGGATGACGGTGCAGAGCTTGAAATACGAGGAGTTCGAGGTTCAGCCCTTCCCGCTCCCGCCGCTGGCCGAGCAGCAGCGGATTGTGGCGAAGGTGGAGGAGTTGCTGGGGCTGTGTGATCGGCTGGAGGCGGAGCAGGCGGTGCGGGCGGAGGGGCAGGCGGCGCTGGGGCGGGCGGCGCTGGCCCGCTTTGCCGACGCGCCCACCCCGGCCAATCTCGACTTCATTTTCCACCGGTCCTACGCCATCCCCCCCGCCGACCTGCGCAAAGCCATCCTCACCCTCGCCGTCCAAGGCAAACTCGTCCCCCAAGACCCCAACGACGAACCGGCGGAGGAGACGTTTCCGGAACTGGCTTCATCTGGAGTTGAATCGGACAAAGACAGCTTTCCGGCACATTGGCTCCGCGTGCCTCTCGCAAAAATGGGGGAGTGGCGCGGCGGTGGAACCCCTTCAAAATCCCGTCCTGAGTTTTGGAAGGGCGATCTTCCTTGGGTGAGCCCGAAGGACATGAAGGTGCTGCATATTGCAGATGCGCAGGACCACATTTCTCCGGCAGCGGTTGAGGGTTCGTCCGTTAGACTCATTCCGCCCGGTAGTTTACTCATGGTTGTTCGAGGCATGATTCTCGCACGTGCGTTCCCGGTCGCGCTCACAACGCGAGAAGTGACCATTAACCAAGACATGAAGGCGCTGCTGTCTTACGAGCCTAAGACAAACGAATACCTCCTCGTGGCGCTTCGCGCCTTTGAGCCGGACGTCCTCGCCGCAATCGAGCATTCGTCGCACGGCACATGCAAACTGAAGACAGAGTTCTTGCAGGACTTCGTCATGCCACTCCCTCCCTTGGGCGAACAACGCCGGATCGTGGCCAAGGTGGAGCAACTGATGGGGTTGGTGGACGGCTTGGAGCGTCAGTTGGCGGAGGCGCGGGCGAGCGGGGCGAACCTGCTCAGCGCCCTGGTCGCCGAGCTCACCGGCACCGCGAGCACGACCCCCGCCGCCACCCCGACCAGCGCCCCCAGCACCGGCCGCCGCGGCCGCCCCCGCAAATCCGCATAA
- a CDS encoding helix-turn-helix domain-containing protein has protein sequence MANRYKVTLTQAERDQLTELARNGKSTAVKFIYARALLLCDAGEFGQRWTVADTAAGMGVSTRTIEHLKQRFVEGGLDAALARKPLIKSKAAVFDGEFDARLTALACSQAPSGYQRWTVRLLADKLVELKIAEAVSPMTVHRSLKKTNCGLI, from the coding sequence ATGGCCAACCGATACAAAGTGACCCTAACGCAAGCAGAGCGCGATCAACTCACCGAGCTTGCCCGCAACGGGAAATCGACGGCGGTAAAGTTTATTTACGCCCGCGCGCTGTTACTCTGCGACGCAGGGGAGTTTGGGCAGCGGTGGACGGTGGCGGACACGGCGGCAGGGATGGGTGTGAGTACACGTACCATCGAGCATCTTAAGCAGCGCTTTGTTGAAGGGGGATTGGATGCGGCGTTGGCGCGCAAGCCATTGATTAAGAGCAAAGCGGCTGTTTTTGACGGTGAGTTCGACGCCCGCTTGACTGCACTGGCCTGCTCGCAAGCGCCGAGCGGCTACCAGCGGTGGACAGTACGGCTCTTGGCCGACAAGCTCGTTGAGCTAAAGATCGCCGAGGCCGTCTCCCCGATGACCGTTCATCGTTCTCTAAAAAAAACGAACTGCGGCCTCATTTAA
- a CDS encoding type II toxin-antitoxin system HicA family toxin, with product MVLKTPSTTSATSPTTVNPTTRSIFRGGRDARPASTSLHTGSGVGRRVKIHRGVNGTDAAKALLRLGFEVKRQTGSHLIMRKDSRSVIVPMHKPIKPGTLAGLIEQAGVSIEAFCAEL from the coding sequence ATGGTATTAAAGACGCCGTCAACCACTTCGGCGACCTCGCCGACGACGGTAAATCCAACGACTCGTTCAATATTTCGAGGGGGCCGCGATGCCCGACCGGCTTCGACTTCACTTCACACAGGATCCGGTGTTGGCCGTCGCGTGAAAATCCATCGGGGCGTAAACGGCACGGATGCGGCGAAGGCGTTGCTTCGGCTCGGCTTCGAGGTGAAGCGGCAAACCGGCTCGCACCTGATCATGCGCAAGGACTCACGCTCGGTGATCGTGCCGATGCACAAGCCAATCAAGCCGGGCACGCTCGCCGGTTTGATCGAACAGGCGGGCGTGAGCATCGAAGCGTTTTGCGCCGAGTTGTAG
- a CDS encoding HNH endonuclease produces MKSFPGVARLTFTDRGRTELSKLEWKGEEDNSFEDGGTFTYALPPAGAYIPPQNAVPKKSQLVRPRPDQALFRKTLGLAYGQACSVTGCMVDQVLEAAHIDDYIAPDSNHPSNGILLRRDIHALFDAHLIAIEPDTHVIHVAPMAQQKGGYTEWQGRKITLPKEETHQPDPGALKRRWQKFNAAHR; encoded by the coding sequence ATGAAGTCCTTCCCAGGCGTCGCGCGCCTGACCTTCACTGACAGAGGGAGAACCGAACTCAGTAAACTGGAATGGAAGGGCGAGGAGGATAATTCGTTCGAGGACGGTGGAACGTTCACCTACGCACTGCCGCCGGCCGGCGCTTACATCCCGCCCCAAAATGCCGTGCCCAAGAAGTCGCAGTTGGTGCGGCCCCGACCGGACCAGGCGCTATTTCGAAAGACCCTGGGGTTGGCGTATGGTCAGGCGTGCAGCGTAACCGGGTGTATGGTCGACCAGGTCTTGGAGGCCGCGCACATCGACGATTATATTGCCCCGGACTCCAACCATCCGAGCAACGGCATCCTGCTGCGCCGCGATATTCACGCCCTCTTTGACGCCCACCTCATCGCAATCGAGCCGGACACCCACGTCATCCATGTAGCGCCGATGGCTCAGCAAAAAGGCGGTTATACCGAATGGCAGGGGCGGAAAATAACTCTCCCCAAGGAGGAGACGCATCAACCCGACCCCGGAGCCCTCAAACGCCGCTGGCAAAAATTCAACGCCGCCCATCGCTGA
- a CDS encoding TIGR03790 family protein, with product MALARADELASRVVILANSDDPESVQLANYYAQKRGIPSANILALAMPATEALSWRQFVDTVFNPLQAELVRRQWIDAIGMDLTDGVGRKKYVIAGHKISYLVVCRGVPLKVVNDPLLPAEAIPAATNPAFKTNAASLDGELALAALSNPPLIAFVPNPLFNNDHPSALQLNQIIKVSRLDGPTLADARRLIDQAIEAETTGLIGRSYVDIGGPHAAGDRWLEEAAKQLAALQFDGDVDRAGGTLPAWARCDAPALYFGWYTGALNGPFAQEGFKFPPGAVALHIHSFSADTLRSTTQGWVGPLVARGVTATFGNVTEPYLELTHQPQLVLKALARGDTLGDAAAYAVPVYSWQAMAVGDPLYRPFKITLDEQWAHRDRLRPEQRAYVVLRHMRRLAAAGQREAAIWAGLGAQEKGVNLAVALLIADLQRASGDVAGVRTTLEMTAKLRRYTQAETPVAVLLAQRLLEAGDAKAALTVWRQVLGERERTTEQRIQWLPLALTAARAVPDTVQAQRWDTEYKVLTAPPPVAATTEVK from the coding sequence GTGGCGCTGGCCCGTGCCGACGAACTGGCTTCGCGCGTCGTTATCCTGGCGAATTCCGACGACCCCGAGTCCGTGCAGTTGGCGAATTATTACGCGCAAAAACGCGGCATTCCCTCCGCCAACATCCTCGCGCTGGCGATGCCGGCTACGGAGGCCCTCTCCTGGCGCCAGTTTGTCGACACGGTATTTAATCCGCTACAGGCCGAGCTGGTCCGGCGGCAGTGGATTGACGCCATCGGCATGGACCTGACCGACGGGGTCGGGCGCAAAAAGTACGTGATCGCCGGCCACAAGATTTCCTACCTGGTGGTGTGTCGCGGCGTGCCGCTGAAGGTGGTCAACGACCCGCTGTTGCCCGCCGAGGCCATTCCTGCGGCGACCAACCCCGCGTTCAAAACCAATGCCGCATCCCTCGATGGTGAACTCGCCCTAGCCGCGCTGAGCAACCCGCCGCTGATCGCATTCGTGCCCAATCCGCTGTTTAACAACGACCACCCCTCGGCGCTACAGTTAAACCAGATCATCAAAGTCAGCCGGCTTGACGGCCCGACTTTGGCCGATGCGCGCCGACTGATCGACCAAGCCATCGAGGCGGAAACCACGGGGTTAATCGGCCGCAGCTACGTGGATATCGGCGGCCCGCACGCGGCCGGTGACCGCTGGCTGGAGGAGGCGGCCAAGCAGCTCGCGGCGCTGCAGTTTGACGGCGATGTGGACCGCGCCGGCGGCACGCTTCCGGCGTGGGCGCGCTGCGACGCCCCGGCGCTGTATTTCGGCTGGTACACAGGGGCGCTCAACGGCCCGTTTGCCCAGGAGGGGTTCAAGTTCCCGCCCGGCGCGGTGGCGCTGCACATCCATAGTTTTTCGGCGGATACCCTGCGCTCGACCACCCAAGGCTGGGTGGGGCCGCTGGTGGCCCGAGGGGTCACGGCAACCTTTGGCAACGTGACCGAGCCCTACCTCGAACTCACCCACCAACCGCAGCTCGTCCTAAAAGCCCTGGCGCGCGGAGACACGCTGGGCGACGCGGCGGCGTACGCGGTGCCGGTTTACAGCTGGCAGGCGATGGCGGTGGGCGACCCGCTTTATCGGCCCTTCAAAATCACCCTCGACGAGCAATGGGCACACCGCGACCGGCTCCGCCCCGAGCAGCGCGCTTATGTGGTGCTGCGGCACATGCGCCGGCTTGCGGCCGCAGGCCAACGCGAGGCGGCGATCTGGGCGGGCCTGGGCGCGCAAGAAAAGGGAGTTAACCTGGCTGTCGCTCTGCTGATTGCCGACCTCCAGCGCGCCAGCGGTGATGTAGCCGGAGTGAGGACGACCCTTGAAATGACGGCCAAGCTGCGCCGCTACACGCAGGCCGAGACCCCAGTTGCGGTGCTGCTGGCGCAACGCCTGCTGGAGGCGGGGGACGCCAAGGCGGCGCTGACGGTGTGGCGGCAAGTGCTCGGTGAACGCGAGCGCACGACGGAGCAGCGCATCCAGTGGCTGCCGCTGGCGTTGACGGCCGCGCGGGCGGTTCCTGATACGGTACAAGCCCAACGCTGGGACACCGAATACAAGGTGTTAACCGCGCCGCCACCGGTTGCCGCTACAACGGAAGTGAAGTAA